GTGAGCGCATTATTAAAAACATCAGGCTTTTCATAAACTTTTGAAAAATAGTAATGTGAGATCAATAAAAGTACTAAGGCAGCTAATCCGGCCAGAAAACCGATAAGCGGGATAATTGCCGCAACAGGTAACAAAATACCTACACGTCCTAAAGTAATAGCTTGGCTTTTCATAATGTTTGTATTTTTGGTTATCGTTAATTGGTATGCAAGTTAGTAATAATATTCAATGAATGCAAATCATTTCGGTTGCTTTTAGCCAAAAAAGTTAATATATTTTCGTCCTTTAATTGGATACAATCTATTTTAATTTTCATGTCTATGGCAACATCGAAAACAGAAGCAGGAAAGCTATTTAAAGCACAGTGCGAATCTAATCCTTGGGAAATCAAACCCTTCGGCGCGGGAAGATTTTCCGAAACCTTCTACATTCAGGATGAGAAGGAGGGCGAATACATCATGCGGATAGCCCCTTCGGATACCTTGCTTCAACTGTTTTATGAATACAGAATGATGCGCCAGGAGCCGGAAATCCATGCAAGGCTGCTTAACGAGACCACCGTTCCTGTACCTCGTATTATTGCTTACGATTTCAGCCGGACCCTTATTGACAGGGATTATCTGATCATGAACAAGCTGTCGGGAAAGCCTCTGAGCGAAACTTCCCTTTCAAACAAAGCCTTTATCAGGGCATTTAAAGAATGGGGCGAATATGTCCGGGAGATTCATTCAGTCAGTGAACCCGATAACCGTTTTGGCTACGTGGGGGCTCATCATCCTATGGAACCCCAGGATTCCTGGAAGGAAGCTTTCCGCATC
The Bacteroidales bacterium DNA segment above includes these coding regions:
- a CDS encoding aminoglycoside phosphotransferase family protein; the encoded protein is MATSKTEAGKLFKAQCESNPWEIKPFGAGRFSETFYIQDEKEGEYIMRIAPSDTLLQLFYEYRMMRQEPEIHARLLNETTVPVPRIIAYDFSRTLIDRDYLIMNKLSGKPLSETSLSNKAFIRAFKEWGEYVREIHSVSEPDNRFGYVGAHHPMEPQDSWKEAFRIMYCKMLDDIKKQGIYDEETYDMAYQLLEDNLEVFNHCQTSRLCHGDLWVTNLLVDEDGNVTGLIDFDRACWGDIEWDLAIAEYCGVTRPPFWEGYGEKIDTHTGDANIRRMFYLLYEHQKYIIIALSERRNDPEGARRYARESMEIMKQFKRSGDILV